Proteins from a genomic interval of Watersipora subatra chromosome 10, tzWatSuba1.1, whole genome shotgun sequence:
- the LOC137407157 gene encoding circumsporozoite protein-like, whose translation MPAINTVNTINLEADSGQINVRDQGAELGLVNAINLGADSGQINVRDQGAELGLVNAINLGADSGQIKVRDQGADSGMINVRDQGAELGLVNAIKLGADSGQINVRDQGADSGQINMRDQGAELGLVNAIKLGADSGMINVRDQGAELGLVITINLGADSGQINVRDQGADSGQINVRDQGADSGQINVRDPEAEPGQLNSIEQ comes from the coding sequence ATGCCCGCTATAAACACGGTGAACACTATAAACCTAGAAGCAGATTCAGGACAGATCAACGTGAGAGATCAAGGAGCAGAACTAGGGCTGGTGAATGCTATAAATCTAGGAGCAGATTCAGGACAGATCAACGTGAGAGATCAAGGAGCAGAACTAGGGCTGGTGAATGCTATAAATCTAGGAGCAGATTCAGGACAGATCAAAGTGAGAGATCAAGGAGCAGATTCAGGAATGATCAACGTGAGAGATCAAGGAGCAGAACTAGGGCTGGTGAACGCTATAAAATTAGGAGCAGATTCAGGACAGATCAACGTGAGAGATCAAGGAGCAGATTCAGGACAGATCAACATGAGAGATCAAGGAGCAGAACTAGGGCTGGTGAACGCTATAAAATTAGGAGCAGATTCAGGAATGATCAACGTGAGAGATCAAGGAGCAGAACTAGGGCTGGTGATCACTATAAATCTAGGAGCAGATTCAGGACAGATCAACGTGAGAGATCAAGGAGCAGATTCAGGACAGATCAACGTGAGAGATCAAGGAGCAGATTCAGGACAGATCAACGTGAGAGATCCAGAAGCAGAACCAGGGCAACTAAACTCTATAGAACAGTGA